Part of the Nostoc sp. ATCC 53789 genome, CCCTGAAGCGTATCTACGATAAGCGAGAAGCTATTTTGGATAAACTGCAAAAAGACTATCTAGCAGCCAAAAGCCAACCATCGGATCAGGTTCCCGCAGCAGTGGCTGAAAGTGCCCAAAAGCAAACAGCGACTTATCCCTGTGGGCGGCTGATTCCCAATACGTAGGGAGTAGGGGAGGCAGGGGAGCAGGAGAGTAGGGGACAAGGGGACAAGAGGTGAGAATTTGAAACAAGTCTTTCCCCTTGTCCCCAAGTCCTCTTGCCCATACCCCATGCCCCTCATCCCTTTTGCCCAACCAAAAAATAAGTTGTCATTTTCCCTTTCCCTTTAACTTCAATTTCGCCCCGCTTTTGAAATAAAAATTCGTTACACAATGACTTATAAGTATCTTCTGTAACCTGGATTTTACCAGCAATACCTTGAGATTCCATGCAGCTAGCGATGTTTACCGTGTTTTCCCATAGATTGCAAGTAAATTTGTTGAGGTCAATTACTCCCGCTACTACGGAACCACTATGGATGCCAATACGGATGTTGAAGTTTTGGTTATTTTCAGTATTAAATAGAGCGATCGCAGTTTGGATATGTAGTGCCATAAGAGCGATCGCTTGAGCATGATCTGGACGGTGTGTAGGTAAGCCACCAACTACCATATAAGCATCGCTAATGTTCTTGATTCTCTCTAAACCATATTGTTCGGTGAGGCGATCAAAAGTTGAGAAAATCGAGTTAAGTAAGTTTACCACTTGAATTGCACTCATAGAAGCAGCAATTTCGGTAAAGCCGACAATATCTGCAAATAAAACTGTGATATCAGCAAATTCTTCAGCAATGTTAGCTGATTCTTCTTTCAGTTCCTTGGAGATTGCGGTTGGCAAAATATTCAGCAATAAACGTTCGGTTTCTTCCTGCTGATAACGTAGCGCTTCTTCTGCTGCTATTCGCTGGGTGACATTGCGAAATATGCCACGAACTGCAACTGGATGACCTTCGGAAAATTTACAGTTAATATTACCTTCTAAAAAAATTGTTTGACCATCTTTAGTAACGAATGCCGCTTTCACTTGATCGAACTTTTCTCCTGACAGTACGCGATAAAACCTTTGCCAACATTCTTGTTTAAACTCTGGATGTATAATATCGAAAATGGTCATATTGGCAATTTCAGCTTCGCTATATCCTAAAGTTTCTTGCCATGCAAGATTGACATACAAAAAACGACCATAGACATTGACAGATTGAATCAAGTCATTAGCATTTTCAAATAAATCCCGATAGCGTTCTTCGCTTTCTATCAGAGCATCTTCTGCTTGTTTGCGTTTGATAAACTGGGCGATTTGGCTACCAATAGAACCCATCATTTTCAATAGGTCTTTATCTTTTGGTTGTACGTCACGGCTAAAGAAAACCATCACTCCTAAGATTTCACTATCGTCTAAGATAGGGAAACCAAAGGCTGCGTGCAATCCAGCTTCAGCCGCAGGTTGCGATCGCCTTGTGTCTCCATCTTCTGTGATATCTTTAATCCACAAGGGCAAACGTCTAATCCAAATTCGACCAGGTAAGCCAATACCGGGAGTATAGGTAGTTTGCCAGGTGATTGCCTTAAACTCTCGCACAGAAATTACTCGACTTGACCAAATTTCCACACACCTTAATATTGCATTGATGCTGTGTCCCTGTACAGAAGTGCCAATATATTGACTTGGTGCCCAAAGTTCACCTAAATGCCATCCCAAGTTCTGACAAATCGACTGCAAAATTTGCGGAATTGCCTGCTTTACACTCTGGGATTCTGATAATATGCGAGTGATAGCATACTGGGTACTTGTACGCTGTTCTCGGTATTGTCGAGCCGTAATATCCCGACCAATGTAGACAATATCTTCTAATCCTTGTATTTTTTTCGGAATTACTGAACAAGAAAAAGCAATCAACCACTTTTCTCTAGTTTTAGTTCGACAAACTACCTCTAAATTCTGAAAATTTTGCCGAAAATAATAATTTTTAAAAATTGATTCTATTAAAAAATGGTCGTCATCCATTATCAGAGATAGTGGACGATTAATTAATTCTTCTTCACTAAAACCAAATAATTCTTGAGCAGCATTATTTACTCTTTTAATATTGCCTTTGCTACTAGTTATTAACAAAGCATCTGGCATTGAATTAATAATTTTTTCCATATAAGTATTGTATGCTGTTAAAGCATCCTTTCGCAGTTTTTCTTCATAAGTTTGTTGTGCTAAATTTTGCTTTAAAATAAATTTGTTTGTAACATCTTCAATGAAAACGATTAATTTATTTCTAAATTTATTTTCATTGTGATTGCCGATAATATATATATTCATGTATATATATTTCTGATTTGAACGTCGTCCAATTGCTTCTAAATCAAATAGTTGCTGCTCTCCTCGCAAAATAGCTTGCAAAATCTTTTCAAGTCCGATAAACTCAGGAAAACTTAGCCGGATATCTTTTCCCTGGATCACCTCTTCAGGACTATCTGCAAACCGTTGCACTTGCTCTGATTTATTTATAATGCAAAAATGATCATCCAGTTCCAAATGTTCAAATTTATCTGGTAATGAAGGTTTGTTGAAAATCCGATCTAGTAGTTGGTCTTTCATTGTATTTTTATAAAAAAACTTGATATTTATCTTTAATAGGAAGAGCAAAAAAGGATATTTCAGGGTGTAAGAAGAAAAAATTCCAATTAAATTCCAATTAATTATTACTATATAACAGCATAACTCTGTCGATAACTCAGAAATGTAAGGATTCAGGTCTAAACGAGAGGAATTAAAGAAGGGGTCTGCACAGAAGAGTTAACCATCGCTTTGATAGCTTGGTCAAAAAACTCAATTACAGAGCGTCCTTGACGGCGACAAGTTTGTATAACAGTCAATAAATTAGCAGTATCTTGGAATCGCTTCATAGAACGAGAACCACCACTGACTTTTCGTTTTGTGACTGCTAAACGTAATGTTCGTTCTGCTAAATTATTATCAGGGGGTATGTCCGGGTGGTCTAAGAAATACCACCATTGATGAGCTTTATTACGTAAGGAGCGTAAAAGTTTACCAGCTTCTCCTCCAGCTTTATCAATCCATGAATGAATGGAAGATTCAACTTTTATTTTAAACTCGGATGCCCAACTCCAGAACTCATCAATGTTTTTAGTTTGTTGGAAGAGAGCATAGTTTTTAAAACCTTCATCTATCAGGCTGACAAATGCTGACCCAATCTCTTTGTTATTCAAGCCAGGAATTAAGATGAGTTTCTTGAAGTGACGGCGTAAATGCGCCTGACATTTCTGTTGGGCTTTCACCGGATAACCGTTATAAGCACTAAAGTCATCAGAACTGAGTACACCAGAGTAACTTGAACCCAAAATTGCCTCTAATTCGGCGCGAGAACGAGTATCAGCCGCATGAAATAAAGCGAAATCGGTATTGGCAAAAATCCATAACCATTCTTTTACCCCTTTGATTACCCAAGGTGTTTCATCCGAATGGATATTCGGCTGGGTTTGTTTTATCCACTCTTTAAGGTTGTCAATACTTTGAGCTACGGCACCATCTATTCGTTCATTTGTGGCTACTAAAGTCCCGACTCCAATTTCTATTTCACCCAGTTCCCACAACAATTCTTGTTGTTTCTCGTATGGTAAATGCCCGTAATTATTTATCCATCCCAAGAAAGCTTGCAGTCTGATTCCTATATCTTGTCCCGGTACTATTTCTGGCGACCAGTCTGCTGTTTGTTTTGACCCACACTCGCTGCAAATACAGGTATGTCTTTGATATTCT contains:
- a CDS encoding IS66 family transposase; the encoded protein is MEKNLPLKLDTETLKQLEKEQLVEMLMEQAKAIEQLKSRVIELESVIEKLKVSRDLDSTTSSKPPSADILKKTEKKLEDEAGESETPKRKPGGQPGHRGKTRKGFGRVDRFEILRPQVCFCCGQKEFSNEPIKIETQQVAQLVERPIEIVEYQRHTCICSECGSKQTADWSPEIVPGQDIGIRLQAFLGWINNYGHLPYEKQQELLWELGEIEIGVGTLVATNERIDGAVAQSIDNLKEWIKQTQPNIHSDETPWVIKGVKEWLWIFANTDFALFHAADTRSRAELEAILGSSYSGVLSSDDFSAYNGYPVKAQQKCQAHLRRHFKKLILIPGLNNKEIGSAFVSLIDEGFKNYALFQQTKNIDEFWSWASEFKIKVESSIHSWIDKAGGEAGKLLRSLRNKAHQWWYFLDHPDIPPDNNLAERTLRLAVTKRKVSGGSRSMKRFQDTANLLTVIQTCRRQGRSVIEFFDQAIKAMVNSSVQTPSLIPLV
- a CDS encoding adenylate/guanylate cyclase domain-containing protein; the encoded protein is MKDQLLDRIFNKPSLPDKFEHLELDDHFCIINKSEQVQRFADSPEEVIQGKDIRLSFPEFIGLEKILQAILRGEQQLFDLEAIGRRSNQKYIYMNIYIIGNHNENKFRNKLIVFIEDVTNKFILKQNLAQQTYEEKLRKDALTAYNTYMEKIINSMPDALLITSSKGNIKRVNNAAQELFGFSEEELINRPLSLIMDDDHFLIESIFKNYYFRQNFQNLEVVCRTKTREKWLIAFSCSVIPKKIQGLEDIVYIGRDITARQYREQRTSTQYAITRILSESQSVKQAIPQILQSICQNLGWHLGELWAPSQYIGTSVQGHSINAILRCVEIWSSRVISVREFKAITWQTTYTPGIGLPGRIWIRRLPLWIKDITEDGDTRRSQPAAEAGLHAAFGFPILDDSEILGVMVFFSRDVQPKDKDLLKMMGSIGSQIAQFIKRKQAEDALIESEERYRDLFENANDLIQSVNVYGRFLYVNLAWQETLGYSEAEIANMTIFDIIHPEFKQECWQRFYRVLSGEKFDQVKAAFVTKDGQTIFLEGNINCKFSEGHPVAVRGIFRNVTQRIAAEEALRYQQEETERLLLNILPTAISKELKEESANIAEEFADITVLFADIVGFTEIAASMSAIQVVNLLNSIFSTFDRLTEQYGLERIKNISDAYMVVGGLPTHRPDHAQAIALMALHIQTAIALFNTENNQNFNIRIGIHSGSVVAGVIDLNKFTCNLWENTVNIASCMESQGIAGKIQVTEDTYKSLCNEFLFQKRGEIEVKGKGKMTTYFLVGQKG